CCGGGGATTGCATCGAAGTCGAAGGCGTTGTTCTGCCCAACCCCATCAGTCCGGATTTTGCCGCGCGTGAAATTCGATTGGTGGAACGAACGGGAAGGTTGCCGGAACCCATTCCGTTGACGCTGAACGATGAGCTGCGAGCACGATGGGATAATTTTCCGGAAGCATCGCTGAATTATGAACTGGTTAAACTGGATGCAGAGCTGGTGGATATTACGGAATCGTTCGGTTTAACGACAGGCCATCGGGAGAAAATTCTGCTGTGTCGGCAAGGTTCCTATCTTTTCGAGGCAAAGATTCCGCATTATGCTGAATTAAGCGAGGACCTGAAACCGGGAGCGATTATTCGTCTGCAGGGTATCTGTAATCTGACGCGCAGTGAGGAGCGCAGCTGGCGACTGTATGTGGATTGGTTTTGGCTGCAGTTGCGCTGGGCGTCGGATGTCGCGGTACTTTCGCCGGCGCCCTGGTGGACTCCGGGCCGGCTGCTCTGGATGCTGGGGGCGGGCAGCGGTTTGACGATGCTGATTCTGGTATGGGTGGCCGCTCTGCGAAGGACGGTGCGGAAGCAAACAGGGGTTATTGCGGATCAGGTGGAGCGGGAAACGATTTCAGATGAGCGGCAGCGGATTGCCCGCGAGCTGCATGATAATCTGGAGCAGGGGCTGGCCGGTATGGCAATTCAGCTGCGCGGGGCGCAGCGGGTTCTGGAGCTGAACCGGGAAAAACGGCTGTCGTCTATTCGGACTCTGCTGAAGCGGGTCGGTACGGAACAGAAGGGAATCCGTGAGCATCTTAAACAGGAAGCGGAGGAAGTAATTTCTGATTCTGATCGGAACCGACATGCCATTGAGGTGGTGCAGGGGATGCTGGCGCACTGCAGTCAGGAGTCGAGAAGTTCAATCATGGATCTGCGCGGGGGGATTCTGGAACGGCTGGATTTTATATCGGCATTAAAAGAGACGCTGGAGCCGTTGGCCCGCGGGGGGGGAGCAACATTTGAATTGAAGGTGACCGGTGAGGTCCGAAAACTTAATCAGGCGGCTGAGCGGAATCTGCTTCTTATCGTGAAAGAGGCGGTGGCGAATGCAACGGAGCATGCCGGACCTGAAACAGTGACCGTGGAACTGGACTACCGAAATGACAGTCTGATCATAAGGATAATGGACGATGGTGCCGGGTTTGAACCAGCATGTGCTTCAAAAGCTGGACATTTCGGCCTGCTGGGAATGCAGGAGCGGGTGAACCAGTTAAAAGGAATGCTGGAAATAGAAAGTCGACCCGGAGAAGGCACATGTGTGAAGATACATATTTCATCAACAATGGAATGGGAGCCTGCGTGAGCATGGAAGAAAATACCAGAATCCTGGTGGTGGATGATAATGCGCTGCTACGGCTGGGGTTGACCGAAACCTTTAATATTGAGCCGGGTTTTGAGCCTGTCGGACAGGCGGCCAACGGGAGTGAGGCGCTTGAACTGGTCCGTAAACTGAAGCCTGATGTGGTTACGATGGATTATCAGATGCCTGGAGATAACGGGATTGAAACCACCCGGAAGATTCTGGCTGAATTTCCTCATATTAAAGTGGTGCTCCTGTCTGTCTTCGATTCGGAAGAGGATATTTTTAAAGCCTATACCGCCGGCGTGCGCGGATATCTCACCAAAAAAGCCGGTGAAGTTGAAGAGGTTATCGAGGCGGTGCAGGAAGTGGCCAAAGGAGGAACCTATTTCCCGGCCGCAATTGCTGCGAAGTTGGAAGAGCGTAAGGAAAAAGATGATCTGACTCCGCGCGAAATGGAAGTGCTCCAACTGCTGGCAGAGGGGTGCAGCAATAAAGAGATTGTGGATCGTCTGGGTATTTCACTGCCGACAGTGAAGCTGCACATCATCAATCTCCGTGAAAAACTGAACGCCGCAGACCGGACCCAGGCGGTCGTGCATGCCTTTAAACAGGGTATTCTGCATCTAAATGCGTAAAAAGAAGTCACGGAAATATTCTCCAAATACGATCAGAATTCTCGTTTTTGAATAACCTAACCTTTGGGCTATCTTTTGGATAGATAGGCATCATTTTATGCTCTGATATAACTCAATATGTTAACGGTCTCGTAAAGGTGAGTTCCCATCCCGTTTGGGCAGTGCGCGGTCGTTAAAAAACATACGAGGAGTATTAGATGAAAAAATGGAGTGCATTTCTCATAGGTGCGGCCGTGGTTGGTTCAGCACTCATATCTTCCGCGCAGGTGGTCTGGCAGGAAGATTTTGAAAGCAGTACAAACGGTGCCACATCAGGCAACAATCAAACGTTGTATAATACGGTTTTTCAGACGGCGAATACGGCAGCCTCTGTGGTTACCAATGCACCGCCTGAGTTTACGCTGTCCACAGCCGATGGAGGAACGAACTGTGTTCTGCTGTCAGTCGGAGCTAACAATTACACCTCAGTCCGCTCCTCTGCCACCATCAGTGGTTTTTCGGCGAATGCAGCAGATTCATACAAATTTTCATTCGACGTTTATATTCCTTCGGCCGTTTCAAAAGCGGTTGGCGATGTCAATCCGCGTTTGGAAGCCTCGGGGACTGCCGGTAACGGAGTGACACTCGACGCTATGGTTGAAACCGGACCCGGGCAGTTTCACATTGAATATACCGGTTCCTGCGGCGACATCATTAATGGAAATCCGCCCGCTGATACCATTCGTCCTTTCATCGGTATCGATCAGGCTGGGGTGGCTGTAGAGAATATGATGTATATGGACAATATTCATTTTGAGATCATTCCCTATGTTCCTCCGGTAGAAGTTGTTTCAGGATCCTTTATTGATACCGGATTTACAGCGACCGATGGGTATAGTGATGGCGATCTGGCCGGTCAGACCAATTGGGCGCAGACCGTCGGCAGCGCACCGAATGCCTTCAGTGTGATCAATTCCGGAACCACCGGGGAAGCCGATACGCTCACCGCCGGGAATCACAGTACCAACACCGGCAATGCAGTTTACTGGGCCGACGCAACGCTTAATGAAGCTGCGGATGCCTGGGAAGGTTATGTGGACTTTAAGCTGACGATGACGCAGGACGGTTCCGGAACCATTTATAATCAGGATGTTTTCGCCTTTGGCATTACGTCGGATACGACGAACGCATTGAATCTTACAACCAATGACGCTATGGCACTGATGACGGTAAAAGTTCGGGGAGACGGCCGGATCGTGGCGATGTTTGCGGATGGTAACAACGATGAGGACAGTACCCGTCTGGATGCTTTGCTTCCGGGTACGGAATCGGGCTGGGATATTACGACAGATTTTGAGACGGACCTGATTCGTTATAACTGGAAAATCCGCAAGACGACGGAGTTCGGAACCTATCAGGCTACGGCCTCATTGTCCAATCTGACTGCCGGTGTGGCCCATTCCAATGCACTGAGCAAGGCAACATCGGTTTTGAAAACAAAGGATACGCTGTTCAACAGCCCATTGGTTCACTTTACCATGGGGCATTATTATAAAGCCCAGATCAATAGCTGGGACGGATTGAGGGAACTGGTCAATGTTGAGCTCGAGGCCGCCCGTGTAACGCATTCCACCAACAATGTGTCGGCCCCCATTGCACCCGGCGTGATTGTTGCTGAAGGTTCCGACCGCACGGTAACGCTTTTCTGGGAGCCCATTCTGGAAGTTACCGGCTATGATGTGTTGATGGCTCCGGAGATGAATGGAGAGCAGTTTGAAATCGCAAGCGGTCTGACGGATCCGGAATTTACCGATTCACCGCGTTTCAACGGGCAAACCAATTGGTATACGGTACGTGCAAACTTTTCCACAGGCAGTGCATACTCGGATGAAGTTCCCGGAGCAGCAGTGGCTTCTCTTGCGGTAATCGATATGGATGGTACGCGGAATGACTGGACTGATTCCACATCCGATACGTTCTACCTGAGTCAGGCCGGAAGCGTGACCAACGGGGAGTTTGTTTATCTGGACCGTACGGGTGCAACCCCGATGATTGCCAACGGAGAGACTAGTGGCGGCGTAACCTACAACGGGTACACTCTCTATGGACTGACTCAGATTCCGTCGACCAACGGTTTTAGAAATTTTGAAATCGGGAACAGTTCCGTTGGACAGCGTTTGGTCATGGGTTCCGGTTGGGATGCAAATTCACCGCAGCAACTGGCCTATATCGAAATCAATGATATGGACTGGGGCGGTACAATACCGGAAAATATTGATGCAACCGGTGATGCAGCCTCCATCTATCTGTCGGTCAGATCATATTCTGACGGTGTTGGCGCAGCTTACGTCTATCCGGCCATCCGCAATGGAAGTCAGTGGTATGTCGGTGACGAGGGCATCAATCTTAAAGGGATTAAAACGGGCTTTGGCGATTACACCGTTTCCGATGTGATGTCTGAAACCTGGAATGAACTGAATCCCCAGCCGAGTGTCCCTATGGCATCCGAAGCCGTTCTGGCTGATAACTCCGTCCTGACCAATATCACGGCCATGGGCTGGTTCGGTAACAAAATCGCGTATCTAAGTCTGAGTCAGTTTAAAGTTACTGTCGCAGGCGAAACTCCGTCTACGGAATACTGGATGAGGCAGTACGGCAGTGTAACCAACCTGACCGAAGATACCGATGGAGACGGCCTGGTCAACATCAAGGAATATGCCTTTGGAGGTGATCCGGAAGCGACAGATTCCTTCCCGGCAAACTTCCCGGACGGGAATGGCCTGCCGACATTCACTGCGGGTGATTATATGGGGACCAACGGATTCTTTGTCACGCACATCGAACTTCGGGATCCCAACCCCGGCATTGATTATTCGCTGGAATCGAGTGGAAATCTGGTGGTCCCGGGCAGCTGGGCCGCGGACGGAGTCTGGGTTGGTGAAGCGGAAATTGATTACTATTATAAATCAGTAACCCACTTTATTTCCGCCGATGACGCCGCGAAGTTCATCGACCTGAAGGTTAATGAGCTCTAACTCTAATCTCCTGCGCTTTTAAAGCGCAGGATCCATTTCATCGGGTTCCGTGTGACCCCGCCTGACGGCGGGGGTGCGGTTTCAAAAAAAAGGAAAAACATGAATACAAAAATACTCACAGCAGGATTGGCAGTCGCTGGACTGCTATTGAATGTTTCAGCCGATGTAGTCTGGAACGAAGACTTCGAAGGGGCTGCGCTTGGAGCAACCTCCGGCAATAATCAAACGTTGGCCGGAACGTCGGTTCAGACGGCGAATACGGCTTCGAGTGTTGTGGTGGATTCCACAACCGATCCTGCCGCAGCTGCAGCCTTCACATTTGCATCCGGAAACTTTATCCGGCTTTCTGCCAGCTCGAATGATTATGCTGCGGTGCGTTCCGCGCTCAATCCGATCAGTTTTGCGCAGGTTTCATCGGATGCCACCTATACGTTATCATTCGATATCTATATTCCGGTTACGCTCGATAAAGCTGTAGGTGATATTCAGCCGCGGTTCAAGCTGAACGGAGCGGGCGGAAGCGGCGCGACAGACGCCAGTCAGACGGTGGCGGATGCCGGTCAGTATCACATCGTTTATACCGGGCAGATTTCCGACTTCATCAACACGGATGTGAATGAAGCGCGTCCATTCATCGGTATTGATCAGGACGGCGGAAAGCTGGTGCAGGAAAACTTCGATTATATGTATATGGATAACATTCAGTTGGAGGTAATTCCGGAACCGGCCACGCTTGGATTGGTCGCAGCTTTCGGCGGCGGCATTATTTTAATCCGCCGTCGTTTTATGATGTGAATCCGCACAGAAAATGAGTGCAGTTGAGGCCCGGTGGATGCCGGGCCTTTTGACTGTCGGGCGTTGGGAAATCCGCCTGGAAAGAAGGCGGCATAAACCTATTGGATAGGTTTGTTCCGTGTACAATGTTTCCGTTCTATATCGTTCGTTCAGTGTGCTTGTTTTAAAAGGAGATTATGATGAAGTTTTCAAGACGTACGGGGTTGTTTGCGGGAGGAGCTGCCACTGCGGTTTCTCTTATTCCCGGTAAAGTTTTAGGCGCAAATGAAAAGGTGAATATCGCCTGGATCGGTGTAGGCGGGCGCGGCAATCGGCTGCTGAGTAATTTTGAGCGTTCTGGGCTTATGAACGTTGTGGCGATGTGCGACGTGGATTTGAAATCGAGTTTTGTGGATGAAGCCAAAGCCCGTTTCCCGAATGCCTATCTTTACGATGACTGGCGTAAGCTTTTTGATGAAAAGGCCAATGAGTTTGATGCGGTGATGGTGATGGTTCCGGACCATTCGCATTTTCCGGTAACAATGGCCGCGATGGCCCTGGGAAAGCATGTCTACACCGAAAAACCGCTGGCCCGCACGTTCCAGGAAATTGATCTGATGATCAAAGCTTCCGAAAAATACGGTGTGGTCAACCAAATGGGAAATCAGGGGTTTTCCGGCGACAATTATTTTCAGTTCAAGGCCTGGAAAGAAGCAGGCATTATTAAAAACGTTCGCCATGTGGACGCCTTCATCAACAATGGTTTTGCCTGGTATCCGCATCACTACGACAAGAGCAAAGCGATCACCGGCTGGCCGGCGGGGGATCCGATGCCGGAACACATTAACTGGGATGTCTGGATGGGGACGACGCCCGAACATCCTTACAGCACCCTTTATTCCCGGAATAAATGGCGCGGCTGGCAACAGTACGGTACCGGAGCATTCGGCGACTGGGGGGCACATATTTTCGATACCATGCACCACTTCCTGGAATTCGGTATGCCGGAATCGATTGAAGTGAAAAAGCTGCGGGGAAAACACGAGCTGATTTTCTGCGAGGCTTCAACACTTGGATTTAAATTCCCGGAACGCAACGGCCTGCCGGCATTGACTGTGGACTATTATGACGGTTGGACCAATCTGCCGCCTATTCCGAAAGAGTTCGAGGGCCGTGAACACAATTTCCATAAAGATCCCGGTAAATTTATCTTTTCCGACGATCTGGTATTCTATGGGAAACACCACGGTAATCCGTTGCAGGTGATTCCTTACGATCGATACCGGGAACTGCTGAAAGCGGGAAAACTTCCGAAAGATTTCGGGAAAAATTCTGATCACTACGCCAACTTCCTGCTGGCCTGCAAAGGAGAGGAAAAGACGCGTTCTCCGTTTTCCATTGCAGGTCCGCTTTCGCAGTTCCTTATTCTCGGTTCCATTGCGCAGCGTATTGGCAATGAAGGCGAGACGCTGGAGTTTGATCGCGAAACCAACCGGTTTAAAAACAACGATCTGGCCAACAGTCTGCTGAAAGACACTCCCCGCAAGGGTTGGGAACAGTATTATAAACTGTAGGCATGCAACATCTGAAGACCGAACGTTTCAGCGCAGGAACTGAGACTGTTCGGTCTTTGGGCTTCGGGTTTTAAAAAAGGAAGAAGATGAAAACTCAGTTTTTCTATGGGTGCATCGGGCTGCTGGCTTTGGCGATACAGGCTGAGCGCCCGAATATCCTGTTGGTCTGTGCCGATGATATGTCGCATACGAGCTGTTACGGGCATTCGTTTGTTTCCACGCCGCACTTTGATTCGATTGCTGAAGAAGGGCTTAAATTTACACGGATGTATACGCCGAGCAGCAAGTGTGCGCCGTCGCGGGCCGTGATCCTTACCGGGCGGAATCCGTGGCAGCTTGAAGGTGCAGGGAACCATAAGCCGGTCTGGCCGGATAAATTTATAAGTTTCGTGGAAGTGCTCACGGAGAACGGTTATTTCACCGGGTTCACCGGAAAGGGCTGGAATCCGGGGGTTCACCCGAAGGGACGGAATCTCACCGGAACGGAGTATAATCAGCATCGCATCGAGCCAACGCATCTGAAGGTATCGCCTTTTGATTATTCCGCTAACTTTAAAGCTTTCATGGCGGATAAACCTGCGGATAAACCCTTCTTTTTCTGGTATGGCGCCAAGGAGCCGCATCGGGGTTATGAATATAAATCGGGAGTAAAGGCGGGGAAAAGCCTGTCATCGCTGGAGTTTCTTCCGGCGTTCTGGCCGGATACCGAAGCGGTTCGGCACGATATTCTCGACTATGCAGTCGAGGTGGAATATTTCGATCGGCATCTCGGGGAAATTTTACAGACCCTGGAAAAATCGGGAGAATTAGAGAATACACTGATCATCGCCACATCGGATAACGCCATGCCGTTTCCGCGCTATAAGGGACATCCGCACGAATTCGCCACGCGCATTCCGTTTGTGGTGCAGTGGCCCGGACATATTGTAAATCCTGGAAGAACGTGTGCTGAATTCGCCAGTTTCATTGATCTGGCGCCGACCTGTCTCGAAGCAGCTGGAATCCATGTGAAAACCTGCGGTATGCAACCGGTTGAAGGGCGGAGTCTGTTTGATTTTTTTGCCGATAAGGTTGAAGGCCGCGATCGTGTACTGACCGGGCGCGAGCGCAACGACATGTGCCGGCCGAACGGCTGGGGCTATCCGGTGCGCAGTCTGCATCGGGGCGACTTTGTTTATATGCATAATTTTGAGCCGGATCGCTGGCCGTCCGGTACGGAAGAGGCGGGATTCCGGGATACGGACTGGAGTCCGACGAAGTCGGAAATTATGTATAAATTTAAAGGAAGTGATTCCTGGAATCTGTGTTTTGGAAAACGCCCGCGCGAAGAACTTTATATGATTAAAAACGATCCGGAATGCATGGTGAATCTGGCTGATAACCCGGAGTATGCGGAGCTGAAGAACAGAATGAAAACGGAACTTTTCGACGCGCTTACTGAACAGGGGGATCCGAGGATGCATGGCGACCCGGGCTTTTTTGACCGGAGTCGGCCGGAACGGATTCCTGAATACGATGAATTGGTTCGGGGCATGAATAAAAAGAAAAATTAGGAATTGATGATGAAGAAATGGATTGTGGTATTGGCTCTGAGTCTGGCCGGCGGTGTTTGGGCGGAAGGTGCATGGAAGGACCTGCTGGAAGGGGGAAATCTTGACCAGTGGTGGCAGAAGAATCCATCCGCCGGCTGGGTTATGGAAGCAGACGGTTCGGTACATTTGCCGGCCGGTGTAAAAGGGGGATCGTTGTCGACCCGGGAATCATTTCAGGATTTTGAATTGCGGTTTGAATGGAAGATTTCCGAGGGCGGGAACAGTGGAGTCTATTACCGGGCGGCAAAAGGAAAGAGCCCTGAATATCAGATTCTGGATGATGAAAAACATGTGCGCGGTCAGTGGCCGGTTTCCCGGGCGGCAGCTCTTTATGATCTCTTCGGACGTTCTGATGACAGCTGCTATAAGCCGGCCGGGGAATGGAATACCGGAAAAATTGTGGCTGAAGGGAAGCGGCTGCAGCACTGGCTTAACGGAGTGAAGGTGGTGGATGTGGAAGTAGACAGTCCGGAATGGAATGAAGCTTTTGCCAAGAGCAAATTCAAGAATCCCGAGACTTACGGAAAAATGAACGGAAAGATCTGGTTTCAGGATCATGGCGGTGAAGTCTGGTACCGGAATGTGTTGATCCGAAGCCGCTAAAGGCGGGCACTGTTTTTTTTAAAAGAAGTTGAGGGAGCGATCGGATGATAAGCGCCGCAGTACGGATTCATTTAAAAAAAAGGGTTGATGCCCGAATAAAAATAAAAAGATGGATGGCTGCGGCGGCTTTGCTGAGCGGCCTGATCTGCGGGGCGAATGCGGATATCCGGGTAACCGGACTCTCTCTGGAAAAAAGGGAGATCGCACGTGATGGAACAACGGGTTTAAATATCACGTTGTCAAATGATGCTTCTGAGGCACAGACCATAAAACTGGGGATTTATATCTGGAAAGAGGGAAACGATTTTTCACCGGAACATGAAATTAATCCGCTCCGTCAGGTGAAGGAAGTGCATTGTGGGGCTGGAGAGACGACGGCGTTGCGCATTTCGGTTTATCCGCAGCTTCTGCAGATTATGTGGGGTAACAACCGGAACCTGACTGCACCCGGAAAATACATTTTTCGAGTTGGTGAGGTTGCTCGCGGTGCGCAGTCACCGGAGGCCGTACTGAGGGTGAAGGATGTAATCGGTAAACAGGAAAATGCGTACGAAGCTTCCTATCTCACATCGAATCCGCTGAGAGATGCTTTATTACCTGTTCCTGAATCAGCCATCTTTAAGATGGAAGGCTATGGGGTGTGGTGCCCGAGTGTGATCAAGGTGGGTGATACCTGGCATATGTTTTGTTCGCGTTGGAAAAAAGGAACGCACTGGGGACGGAGCCACATCATTCGCGCAACCTCTACATCACTTTTCGGTCCGTATGAGTTCCGAGAAATTGTTATGGATGGTCCCGGCTTCCCCTATGCGTGGGGGAAACGTGGGTTGCATAACCCCAAAATTATGAAAGTCGGCGATAAATTTCTTTTGCATTTCCTGGCGATGTCGGGGAGCCGCGGTCCGGCAAAAACAACAGGCTTTGCGCTGGCGGATTCCATTACAGGTCCGTGGGAGGTTGTTGATCACGTGGTGCTGCCCTGCAGCAATGCTGCGTTGTGGGTGCATGAAGACGGCCGTGCTTATGCCGTTGGAAAAGATAATATGAAGGTCGGCGATAAGGTTATCCGTACGCTGAAGGCCTATCGTGCCGATTCCTATCTGGGCCCGTATAAAGAAATCGGTGATGGCGAAAATCGGCTTCCTTACGGTTTTGAACATGAAGATCCGACGATTTGGTGGGCGAATAATCAGTATAACGTGATTCTGACGGATTGGCTGGGGAATGTGACCGGAGAGCAGAAGTCTGTGATTTACTTTACGTCAAAAAACGGAATCGACTATAAGCTGTTTTCTCCGCAGGCCGTATGGCGGCGTTCAGAACCGTTTCCGATGATCAGACAGTCCGGCGAGGTTGTTGATGAACTGCTGGCCCAGATTGAACGTCCGGAAGTGGTTCTGAATGAAAAGGGTGAAGTTATTGCGCTGCTGGTGGGCGTTGTGGACCGGGCGCCTCATGGCGAGCGGGATAATTATATTATGATTCGCCCGGTTGATGCTTTCGTGCCGGACAATAAATAACCAAAGGGCCAATATCGTTTCTTCAGTATATATTGAAAACTGCCTGCTGAATAATGCATGAGGAGTTCGATGTAATGAAGAATATGCTGTTGATGATGGCGATTTTACTGACCGGGGCGGTATCGGGTGAAGAACAGCGTCCGCCGAATATTGTTTTTGTAATGGTCGATGATCTGGGGTTGTATGATCTCAACTGCTACGGATACAAGGCGGTCGATACCCCGCATGCGAACCGGTTGGCCGAAGAGGGGATGCTTTTTCGGCATGCGTATGCGGCATCCACGGTTTGTACCCCGTCGCGGGCGGGTGTGATCAGTGGTCAGGCACCGGCCCGGCTGCATTTGACCAACCATATCTCCAATCAGCATTTTGCCCCGGAAAATCCGGTTTTGCTGAATGCCCCGGAAGTGACGGCACTGCCGACGGATGTGGTTACTTTTGCTGAGGTGTTGCGGGATCACGGGTATGCCTGCGGCTTTTTCGGGAAATGGCATTTATCGCGACAGAAAACCGACGGCAGTAACCGGGTGGAGGATGAACGCACCCAGCCGGATCATCAGGGGTTTGAAAATAATGCGGGCGGTAATGGAAATGGCGGACCATCCGGCGGATGGTTTTCCCCCTATAAAAATCCTTACCTTCCAAATGGACCGGAAGGTGAATACCTGCCGGAACGCCTGGAAAATGAAGCGGTGGTGTATATGGAGGCGAACAAAGATAAGCCCTTCCTGATTGCCATGTGGAATTACACGGTGCATTCCCCGCTGGAAACTACGGATGCACTGACTGAAAAATACCGGGCCCGGAAAGCGGCGGGTGAAAAGGTCGGTAATCCGGTGTATGCCGGAATGGTGGAGGCGGCCGATGCGGTGCTGGGCCGTTTGCTGGAAAAACTGGATGAGCTCGGATTGCAGGATAACACATTCGTTATTCTGACTTCAGATAATGGCGGATTTAACTATGGGGTTGCTGATGCTCCGCCGCTGCGGAAGACCAAGAGCTGGCTCTATGAGGGTGGACTGCGGATTCCGATGATTGTTCGATGGCCGGGCAGAGTGAAGCCGGGAACGGTCAGCGAAGCATATGTATCGCATCTCGATTATTTTCCTACCTTTATGGAAGTGGCCGGCATACCGAAAGATCCGGATCTTATTCTGGACGGCGAAAGTCTGGTTCCGTTGCTGACCGGTACAGGCGGGATAGAGCGTGATGCACTTTATTTTCATTATCCGAATTATGCCTGGCACGCGAAAAACCGGTTGGGCGGCGCTGTCATTGAGGGCGATTATAAACTGCTCAACTGGTACGACGATGATTCGGTCGAGCTCTATCAGCTTAAAAAGGATCCGGGTGAAAAGAATGACATTGCGGCAGAAAATCCGGAACTGGCGGAGCGGCTGAAACGTAAATTTAAAAAATGGCTGAAGGATGTGAATGCCAATATGCCGGTGCCCAATCCGGATTATGTTCCTCCTGTAGAGTGAGGCCGGCCCGGGATCATTTGAGAAAGTTATCTTTTAGCCAGTTAAAACGGGACGGTGAAATACTCCAAACTGTTCGGGTTTTATATGTCGGTCTATTATGGGCAGGCGAAAAGGAGGCCGTCAGATGAGGAGTTATTTTTATTGGGCTGTGTTGCTGACCTCGCTCACAGCGAGCGGTGCACAGGTAATCTGGAGTGAGGATTTCGAGGGAGCGTCGCTGGGTGCAACCTCCGGAAATAATCAGACTTTGGCAGGAACTGTGGTTCAGACCGCCAATACGGCTTCCGGGATCATAGTGGATGCTTCAACTGATTCCGGGGCGGCCGCTTCGTTTACATATGCTTCGGGAAAGTTTATTCGTTTGTCGACCGGTGCAAATGCCTGGACAGCACTGCGGTCATCATCAGGCCCGATCTTTTTTACTCAGACTTCGCCGACCCAGACTTATACGCTGTCTTTCGATGTCTATATTCCTTCCACGCTTTCTACGGCGGTTGGCGATATCCGGCCGAAATTTACCTTAAACGGTACGGCGGCGGCAGATCTGACCGACGCAAGTATGGCAGTGCGTAC
This is a stretch of genomic DNA from Pontiella agarivorans. It encodes these proteins:
- a CDS encoding sulfatase family protein, which translates into the protein MKTQFFYGCIGLLALAIQAERPNILLVCADDMSHTSCYGHSFVSTPHFDSIAEEGLKFTRMYTPSSKCAPSRAVILTGRNPWQLEGAGNHKPVWPDKFISFVEVLTENGYFTGFTGKGWNPGVHPKGRNLTGTEYNQHRIEPTHLKVSPFDYSANFKAFMADKPADKPFFFWYGAKEPHRGYEYKSGVKAGKSLSSLEFLPAFWPDTEAVRHDILDYAVEVEYFDRHLGEILQTLEKSGELENTLIIATSDNAMPFPRYKGHPHEFATRIPFVVQWPGHIVNPGRTCAEFASFIDLAPTCLEAAGIHVKTCGMQPVEGRSLFDFFADKVEGRDRVLTGRERNDMCRPNGWGYPVRSLHRGDFVYMHNFEPDRWPSGTEEAGFRDTDWSPTKSEIMYKFKGSDSWNLCFGKRPREELYMIKNDPECMVNLADNPEYAELKNRMKTELFDALTEQGDPRMHGDPGFFDRSRPERIPEYDELVRGMNKKKN
- a CDS encoding 3-keto-disaccharide hydrolase, encoding MMKKWIVVLALSLAGGVWAEGAWKDLLEGGNLDQWWQKNPSAGWVMEADGSVHLPAGVKGGSLSTRESFQDFELRFEWKISEGGNSGVYYRAAKGKSPEYQILDDEKHVRGQWPVSRAAALYDLFGRSDDSCYKPAGEWNTGKIVAEGKRLQHWLNGVKVVDVEVDSPEWNEAFAKSKFKNPETYGKMNGKIWFQDHGGEVWYRNVLIRSR
- a CDS encoding glycoside hydrolase family protein produces the protein MISAAVRIHLKKRVDARIKIKRWMAAAALLSGLICGANADIRVTGLSLEKREIARDGTTGLNITLSNDASEAQTIKLGIYIWKEGNDFSPEHEINPLRQVKEVHCGAGETTALRISVYPQLLQIMWGNNRNLTAPGKYIFRVGEVARGAQSPEAVLRVKDVIGKQENAYEASYLTSNPLRDALLPVPESAIFKMEGYGVWCPSVIKVGDTWHMFCSRWKKGTHWGRSHIIRATSTSLFGPYEFREIVMDGPGFPYAWGKRGLHNPKIMKVGDKFLLHFLAMSGSRGPAKTTGFALADSITGPWEVVDHVVLPCSNAALWVHEDGRAYAVGKDNMKVGDKVIRTLKAYRADSYLGPYKEIGDGENRLPYGFEHEDPTIWWANNQYNVILTDWLGNVTGEQKSVIYFTSKNGIDYKLFSPQAVWRRSEPFPMIRQSGEVVDELLAQIERPEVVLNEKGEVIALLVGVVDRAPHGERDNYIMIRPVDAFVPDNK
- a CDS encoding sulfatase, with the protein product MKNMLLMMAILLTGAVSGEEQRPPNIVFVMVDDLGLYDLNCYGYKAVDTPHANRLAEEGMLFRHAYAASTVCTPSRAGVISGQAPARLHLTNHISNQHFAPENPVLLNAPEVTALPTDVVTFAEVLRDHGYACGFFGKWHLSRQKTDGSNRVEDERTQPDHQGFENNAGGNGNGGPSGGWFSPYKNPYLPNGPEGEYLPERLENEAVVYMEANKDKPFLIAMWNYTVHSPLETTDALTEKYRARKAAGEKVGNPVYAGMVEAADAVLGRLLEKLDELGLQDNTFVILTSDNGGFNYGVADAPPLRKTKSWLYEGGLRIPMIVRWPGRVKPGTVSEAYVSHLDYFPTFMEVAGIPKDPDLILDGESLVPLLTGTGGIERDALYFHYPNYAWHAKNRLGGAVIEGDYKLLNWYDDDSVELYQLKKDPGEKNDIAAENPELAERLKRKFKKWLKDVNANMPVPNPDYVPPVE